In Candidatus Eremiobacteraceae bacterium, the sequence TCGCTTTCGCCGATACCGTCTCGGGCGCAGGCGCAGCTCCGATCGCGGCACTGCTCGGCGTGGCGGCGCCGTTGAAATTCAAGATACTGGTGGGTGTCACGGTGTATGCCGGCTCGATATTCGCAGGCGGCCAACTCATCCGGCAAGTCACGCGACCGATAGCCGATCACATCCCGGCGATCGACGGCGTAAGCGCCTTGCCGAACGCCGGCCTCTATATCGGGTGGCTTGAGCGGCTGCTCATCGTGACCGCTGTGCTCATGAAGTCGCCCACGGTGATCGGGCTCATCTTCGCCGGCAAGTCCATAGCGCGCTTCACCGAATTGAAGGACCAGCGGTTTGCTGAGTACTTCCTGATAGGGACGTTCCTTAGCGTCGCACTAGCGCTGCTCGGCGGAATCCTGATCCAACTCTGCTGGTACGGAACCGCACAGCTCGGCTAGGCCGCTATGACGTGCGCTTACGCGGCTTCGCCGTCGTCTTCTTTGCGGGCGCCGCCGCTTTCGGCGGCGCGGGTGATTTCACAGGCGGAGCTGTTTGCTTACGTGAGGTCTCTTGCGGCGGCGGTGGCGGCGGCGCTTTCGCTGCGATCTCCAGCCGCGCGAGCACTTCTTCGATCGCGGCGACCGCCGCGCTCAATTCGTCAAGCTTGCTCTTGTGCCGATCGTATTTTGCGGCGAGTCGGGCGACATCCATGCGGGTCGCATATTCGATAGGCGGCGTCGGCTGCGCCGGTGTCGGCTCCGGGGGCGTCGGCACGACAATCGGCACTTCCGCGTCTGCCGGTGGTGCGGGCGTCGGTGTCGGCGCTTCGGCTGCTCGAGCTGCGCCGCGGTCAACCTTCTCCGGCTCGTGCTTTGCGACCGCGAGCATGTCGTTCAGATCCGACAGCACCGACCGCGCACGGTGGTTATTCGGATCCAACCCCAGCACGACGTTGATCACGTGACGGCACGTTCCGATCTGCCCGGCAGCGTACGCGGCTTCGGCGGCCTGCACGTAGTAGCCGATCGCTTCCGGCAGCATGCCCATGGAGTGCAGACGTTGCCCCATCCGGACGATCGCGGGCACGTTGGTCCGATCGCGGTCGAGCACTTTCCGAAACGTCAGCACGGCTTGATCGTGCAGGCCGAGCTGCTCGTAGACGCAAGCTGCTTCGAAGAGCGCGGGTGCGTGCGTGTACTTCGAGTGGCGCAGCACGTGCACGAACTGCGCGAGCGCCCGCTGCGCGTCGCCTTCGATCATGTAGACGCGGCCGATCTGGAAGATGACATCCAAGTTGACCGGATCGAGGGCGTGTGCCGCGTCGAAGGCCTCGCGCGCGCGGCCGAGTTCCGCTTCAGGATCGATGAAGGCTGTGCCGGCCTCCAAATACGCGCGCACGGCGTCCTCGTTGGCTCCCGCGGCCGCATACATCTTCGCCGCTTCGAGGAGCAAGACGGCATTGCGATCGGATGCGCGGCCGAGCTGGTCGAGTGCCTCGCGCATGGCGGCGATGTCGTCGTTCTTGTGGCTTGCTTTGGCTGCCGCGAGATGAGCGGCTGCGTGGATGCGGTTGTTCTCGGTCACGTCAGGACCTTCGTCCGGCGGGCTGCGGACTCCGGCCGACCGACGACGGTTCGTCTCCGAGTTTTAGTGGAAGTCGCGCGAAGATAATCCGTGGGCGAGCTCTCGCAGGTCGAGTTTCCAGAACTTGCGCGCCAGGAGGTTGATCGTTCCTTCCTGCTTCTGCACCACGCCTTCCACGATCACCGCAGGTTCCTCGCGTGCGATCGCCCGATACTTCTTATAGATATCCGGCCTGATGATCACGTTGATCAAGCCCGTCTCATCCTCCATGGTGGTGAAGACAAAGCCCTTGGCTGTGCCCGGCCGCTGCCGCGACGTCACCACGCCTGCGACTTTGATGATGAGGCGGTGCGGCAAGGTGGCGAGGTCAGCAGCACGCCGGACGCGGATCGCATCTAGGCTCTCGCGGCAGAATTGGATCACCTGATAGCGCGTGGATAACCCAAGACCCCAAAAGTCGGCGGCGGCTTCCTCCTGCGCGAGCATGGCCGGCAGCGCGACGGCCTGTTCGTCCACCGTCATGCGCCGCTCCAGTCCGCCGGCGCGTGCTAGACCGCCCATGCGTTGCACTTCCCAAAGCGCGTCGCGGCGGCTGATGCCGAAAAAGCCGAACGCCCCGACCGCCGCAAGCGATTCTAAGATGTCTTTGGCAAGACCGGTGCGCAGCACGAAGTCGCGGACGTTCGCATACGGTCCCTTCGCGCGTTCGGCTTCGAGCAGCTCGCGATGCTTCTCGCCGATGCCGCGTACCTGGTTCAGCCCGATGCGTAACGCGATCTCCCGTCGTCTTGCAGAGGGCCGACTGGCGTCGGCCCCTTCATTGGCATCGGCCCCTTTATTGGCGTCGGCCCCTTCATTGGCGTCGGCCCCTTCATCCGCCGCCGTGCGGGCGATGGGCTCGGCGGTGCATTCGAAGTGCGAGAGGTTGACGTCCGGCGGCAATACGGTGACGCCGTGGCGGCGCGCATCGCTGACCAACGTCGAAGGCGAATAGAACCCCATAGGCTGCGCGTTGAGCAGTGACGCGACGAATTCTGCGGGGTAATGCACTTTGAGATAGCCCGAGACGTAGACGATGAGCGCGAACGATGCTGCGTGCGATTCCGGAAAACCGTAGTCAGCGAACGCGCTCAGCATGTGGTAGAGGCGCTCGCCGAGCGCACCCTCGATACCGTTGCGCCGCATCCCGTCGACCAACCGCTCGCGCAGGCGTTCCATCTTCTCGCGCGATCGTTTGTGCCCCATCGCGCGACGGAGTTCATCGGCCTGTCCGGCGGTGAAGCCGGCCGCCACCACGGCCATGCGCATGCCCTGCTCCTGGAACAGCGGCACGCCGAGCGTGCGCGCGAGCACCGGTTCGAGCGCGGGATGCGGATACGTGACCGGCTCTTGCCCGAGCCTGCGCCGGAAATACGGATGCACCATGTCGCCCTGGATCGGCCCCGGCCGGATGATCGCCACCTGCACGACGATGTCGTAGAACTTGCGCGGCTGCATACGCGGCAGCGACGACATCTGCGCGCGCGACTCGACCTGGAAGAGACCGACCGTGTCGGCCTTGCACAGGATATCGTAGACCCGCTGGTCGTCGCAGGCGCGCAAGTCGGCCAGATCCACGTCGATGCCGCGCACGCGCCGCACTTCGGCGATGCAGCGCTCGATCGCGTCGAGCATGCCGAGACCCAAGATGTCGATCTTGATGAGCCCGAGCACCGCGCAGTCGTCTTTATCCCAACATACGATGGTGCGCCCCGGCATGGCCGCCTGCTCGAGCGGCGCCACTTCGATGAGCGGACTGCGCGTGATCACCATGCCGCCCGAATGCTGGCTCAAATGGCGTGGAAAACCGTCGATGCGCCGGCACAACGCGTGGAGCCGCAGCGCGACATCGCCGCCGATATCCGCGCGCAGCGCTTCGGGCAGCGCGGCGACCGCGGCCTCCACTTCCGCCGCCGACATCGGCGTCTTATCGCCGTGTTTGGTCACGCCGAGCGCCTCATGCGGGGCGACCTCGCCGTTGCCCGCTTCGGCCGTCTCTTCTGCACCGGGCAGCACGCGGCTATCGAGCGATTTCGAAAGCGCATCGACCTGGTCGAGCGACAGGCCGAGCGCCTTGCCGACATCGCGCACCGCCATGCGCGCACGGTATGTGATGACCTCGGCGACGAGCGCCGCATGATCGCGGCCGTAGCGGTCGTAGACGTATTGGATGATCTTCTCGCGCTGGTCGCCCGACGGCGTGTCCAGATCGATGTCGGGCGGCTCATCGCGCTCTTCGGAGAGAAAGCGTTCGAAGAGCAGCTTCAGTCCGACCGGATCGACGCTTGTGATGTTCAGCGCGTAGCAGACGGCCGAATTGGCGGCCGAACCGCGGCCTTGCACCAAGATGCCATGCTCGTTGGCAAAGCGCACGATATCCCAGACGATGAGGAAATAGCCCGCGAGATTCAGCTTCTCGATCACCGCCAGCTCGTGCGCGATCTGCTTGCTCACCTCCGGCGAGACCGGTCGATAGCGGCGGCGTACGCCTTCGTGGACGAGTTGATAGAGATACGAGAACGGCGTTTCGCTTGCGGGCACGGGGAAGTCGGGAAATTCGTTGTGCAACTTTCCGAGCCGGAACGTGCAGCGCTGCGCGATCTCCGCGCTTGCCGCGATGGCTTGCGGCAGATCGCAGAATAATGCCGCCATCGCGTGCGGCGAGCGCAGATAGTACTCGCCATTCGGGCGCAAGAGCGTGCCGGCAGCATCGAGGTCGGTCTTGGCGCGGATGCATGCCAGCACGTCGGCGATGTCGCGGTGTTCGGGTACGGCATAGGCCACGCCGCCCGTAGCCACGACGCCGAGCCGCGTGGACTTCGCCACTTCGAGCAGCGCGCGTATACGCGGGCCGTCGTCGGGCAGCAGATGGCGCTGGATCTCAAGGAAGCAGTTCTCGCGGCCGAAGATGTCGCGCAGCGCCGCCGCTGCCGCGATCGCCGCTGCCATGTCGCCGCGCGCGCATTCTCGCGCGGGCCGGCCCTTCTCGAAATCGGCGAGCGCGATCAAGCCGTGTGCGCCGCCCGCAAGTTCGGCGTACGAGATGCGCGGCGCACCGCGCGGGTGGTCGAGATGCGCGCGGCTGATCAATCGTGAGAGGTTGGCGTAGCCGCGCGCGTCGCGCGCGAGCGCGACGATGCGCGTGTCGTCGTCGAGCGAGAGTTCCGCGCCGACGATCGCCTCGATGCCTTCGGCACGCGCCGCTTGTGAAAAGCGCACCACGCCGTAGAGACCGTCGCGGTCGGTGATGGCGATCGATGCGAGCTCGAGCTCCTTCGCGCGCTCGATCAGCTCTTCCGGATGCGATCCGCCGTCGAGAAATGAGAAATTCGAACGGCAGTGCAGCTCGGCATACGCGCTAGTCAAAGACGCCCTGCACGTACCATTGACCATCGCGCAGGTCGTGGAAGACG encodes:
- a CDS encoding tetratricopeptide repeat protein is translated as MTENNRIHAAAHLAAAKASHKNDDIAAMREALDQLGRASDRNAVLLLEAAKMYAAAGANEDAVRAYLEAGTAFIDPEAELGRAREAFDAAHALDPVNLDVIFQIGRVYMIEGDAQRALAQFVHVLRHSKYTHAPALFEAACVYEQLGLHDQAVLTFRKVLDRDRTNVPAIVRMGQRLHSMGMLPEAIGYYVQAAEAAYAAGQIGTCRHVINVVLGLDPNNHRARSVLSDLNDMLAVAKHEPEKVDRGAARAAEAPTPTPAPPADAEVPIVVPTPPEPTPAQPTPPIEYATRMDVARLAAKYDRHKSKLDELSAAVAAIEEVLARLEIAAKAPPPPPPQETSRKQTAPPVKSPAPPKAAAPAKKTTAKPRKRTS
- the dnaE gene encoding DNA polymerase III subunit alpha, which encodes MTSAYAELHCRSNFSFLDGGSHPEELIERAKELELASIAITDRDGLYGVVRFSQAARAEGIEAIVGAELSLDDDTRIVALARDARGYANLSRLISRAHLDHPRGAPRISYAELAGGAHGLIALADFEKGRPARECARGDMAAAIAAAAALRDIFGRENCFLEIQRHLLPDDGPRIRALLEVAKSTRLGVVATGGVAYAVPEHRDIADVLACIRAKTDLDAAGTLLRPNGEYYLRSPHAMAALFCDLPQAIAASAEIAQRCTFRLGKLHNEFPDFPVPASETPFSYLYQLVHEGVRRRYRPVSPEVSKQIAHELAVIEKLNLAGYFLIVWDIVRFANEHGILVQGRGSAANSAVCYALNITSVDPVGLKLLFERFLSEERDEPPDIDLDTPSGDQREKIIQYVYDRYGRDHAALVAEVITYRARMAVRDVGKALGLSLDQVDALSKSLDSRVLPGAEETAEAGNGEVAPHEALGVTKHGDKTPMSAAEVEAAVAALPEALRADIGGDVALRLHALCRRIDGFPRHLSQHSGGMVITRSPLIEVAPLEQAAMPGRTIVCWDKDDCAVLGLIKIDILGLGMLDAIERCIAEVRRVRGIDVDLADLRACDDQRVYDILCKADTVGLFQVESRAQMSSLPRMQPRKFYDIVVQVAIIRPGPIQGDMVHPYFRRRLGQEPVTYPHPALEPVLARTLGVPLFQEQGMRMAVVAAGFTAGQADELRRAMGHKRSREKMERLRERLVDGMRRNGIEGALGERLYHMLSAFADYGFPESHAASFALIVYVSGYLKVHYPAEFVASLLNAQPMGFYSPSTLVSDARRHGVTVLPPDVNLSHFECTAEPIARTAADEGADANEGADANKGADANEGADASRPSARRREIALRIGLNQVRGIGEKHRELLEAERAKGPYANVRDFVLRTGLAKDILESLAAVGAFGFFGISRRDALWEVQRMGGLARAGGLERRMTVDEQAVALPAMLAQEEAAADFWGLGLSTRYQVIQFCRESLDAIRVRRAADLATLPHRLIIKVAGVVTSRQRPGTAKGFVFTTMEDETGLINVIIRPDIYKKYRAIAREEPAVIVEGVVQKQEGTINLLARKFWKLDLRELAHGLSSRDFH